Proteins encoded in a region of the Raphanus sativus cultivar WK10039 chromosome 8, ASM80110v3, whole genome shotgun sequence genome:
- the LOC108820825 gene encoding dolichol-phosphate mannose synthase subunit 3 yields the protein MKHIVKILSLLVAISAFWIGLLQAAIVPRTHTWLLPIYFVVSLGCYGLLMVGIGLMQFPTCPQEAVLLQQDIAEAKDFFKHKGVDVGSD from the exons atgaagcaTATAGTAAAGATATTGAGCCTGTTGGTGGCAATCTCTGCCTTCTGGATTGGTCTTTTGCAGGCTGCTATCGTTCCTCGAACCCACACATGGTTG CTACCGATCTACTTTGTAGTGTCTCTCGGATGCTATGGTCTATTAATGGTTGGTATTGGGCTAATGCAGTTTCCTACCTGTCCCCAAGAAGCAGTTCTTTTGcagcag GATATTGCAGAGGCCAAGGACTTCTTCAAGCACAAAGGAGTCGATGTCGGATCAGACTGA
- the LOC108822915 gene encoding signal recognition particle 19 kDa protein, which yields MDSGALNIKKWVVMYPVYMNSKKTVAEGRRISLSKACENPNCIEISDCCKHLKLPAAVEIDKAYPRDFMQVGRVRVQLKKEDGTFVNPAITSRKQLMQKIAELVPRHPERMKKQESQKVKKQEPQATTSTSGTSSKSGKGGKKKR from the exons ATGGATAGTGGAGCGCTGAACATCAAGAAGTGGGTAGTGATGTACCCGGTCTATATGAACTCCAAGAAAACTGTGGCGGAGGGGAGGAGAATCAGTTTGAGTAAAGCTTGTGAGAACCCTAACTGCATTGAGATTAGTGACTGCTGCAAGCATCTCAAACTCCCTGCCGCCGTCGAG ATTGACAAAGCTTATCCGCGTGATTTCATGCAAGTAGGGAGAGTCAGAGTGCAGTTGAAAAAAGAGGATGGGACTTTTGTTAATCCTGCCATTACTTCAA GGAAGCAGTTGATGCAGAAAATTGCGGAATTGGTACCCAGACATCCAGAGAGGATGAAGAAGCAGGAATctcagaaggtgaagaagcAAGAACCTCAGGCAACAACATCAACCTCTGGAACTTCTTCAAAGTCAGGCAAAGGTGGCAAGAAGAAGAGATAA
- the LOC108822914 gene encoding tRNA-specific adenosine deaminase TAD2: MALVKEDRCEDSHKYMSLALHQAKLALEALEVPVGCVILEEGNIIASGRNRTNETRNATRHAEMEAIDELIGQWQKERLSPSQVAEKFSKCVLYVTCEPCIMCASALSFLGIKEVYYGCGNDKFGGCGSILSLHVGSSQTEQGQGGKGYKCRGGIMADEAVSLFKCFYEQGNPNAPKPHRPVVQRERT, from the exons ATGGCACTAGTGAAAGAGGACCGCTGCGAGGACTCTCATAAGTATATGAGTTTGGCTCTGCACCAG GCTAAGCTTGCTCTAGAGGCTCTTGAAGTTCCCGTGGG ATGTGTCATTCTTGAGGAAGGTAACATCATTGCTTCAGGGCGTAACCGAACTAATGAGACACGCAAT gcCACAAGACATGCAGAGATGGAAGCAATCGATGAACTTATCGGACAATGGCAGAAAGAGAGACTCTCACCCTCACAAGTCGCTGAGAAATTCTCGAAATGTGTTCTTTACGTAACATGCGAACCTTGCATAATGTGTGCATCGGCCTTATCGTTTCTCG GTATAAAGGAAGTATATTACGGATGCGGAAATGATAAATTTGGGGGTTGTGGCTCCATATTGTCGCTTCATGTAGGGAGTTCTCAGAC TGAACAAGGTCAAGGAGGAAAAGGGTACAAGTGCAGAGGAGGAATAATGGCAGACGAAGCTGTCTCTCTTTTCAAATGTTTCTATGAGCAAGGCAATCCCAACG caCCAAAGCCACACCGCCCTGTAGTTCAAAGAGAGAGGACTTAG
- the LOC108838477 gene encoding signal recognition particle 43 kDa protein, chloroplastic: protein MDTSSLVINHHQSLSRIIKPPSVPKCRPFSSFQSFPTRQLLNKQLSFQATTSPAAVQRDNYETASFVEEDDESYGEVNRIIGSRMAAGGGGAAMEYLIEWKDGHSPSWVPSSYIAADVVSEYETPWWTAARKADDKALAQLLESSEGRRDADTVDENGRTALLFVAGLGSDKCVRLLSEAGADLDHRDIRGGLTALHMAAGYVQPDAVAALVELGADAEVEDERGLTPLELAREILKTTPKGNPMQFGRRIGLEKVISILEDQVFEYAEVEGILEKRGRGKDVEYLVKWKDGGDCDWVKGVHVAEDVVKDYEAGLEYAVAERVMGKRMGDDGKTEYLVKWTDMADATWEPEENVDTSLVQLFEQEEEAQLVNGPTIV from the coding sequence ATGGATACATCTTCTCTCGTAATTAATCATCACCAGTCTCTGTCTCGCATCATCAAACCTCCCTCTGTACCCAAATGTCGTCCTTTCTCCTCCTTTCAATCTTTCCCGACCAGACAACTCCTAAACAAGCAGCTCTCTTTCCAAGCTACTACATCTCCTGCTGCGGTACAAAGAGACAACTACGAAACAGCCTCCTTCGTGGAAGAAGACGACGAATCATACGGAGAAGTCAACAGAATCATCGGAAGCCGGATGGCGGCAGGAGGAGGCGGCGCCGCCATGGAGTACCTGATCGAGTGGAAAGACGGCCATTCCCCCTCGTGGGTCCCGTCCAGCTACATCGCAGCAGACGTGGTGTCCGAATACGAGACCCCCTGGTGGACCGCCGCGAGGAAAGCCGACGACAAGGCACTCGCTCAGCTTCTCGAGTCGTCCGAAGGTCGCCGCGACGCCGACACGGTAGACGAGAACGGAAGGACGGCGCTTCTTTTCGTCGCGGGGCTGGGTTCCGACAAGTGCGTGAGGCTCTTGTCGGAAGCTGGAGCCGATCTTGATCACCGCGACATCAGAGGTGGCTTAACCGCGTTGCACATGGCGGCGGGTTACGTGCAGCCGGATGCGGTGGCGGCGCTGGTGGAGCTCGGAGCGGATGCGGAGGTGGAAGACGAGAGAGGGTTGACGCCGTTAGAGCTTGCGAGGGAGATTCTGAAGACGACACCTAAAGGGAACCCGATGCAGTTTGGTCGGAGAATAGGGTTAGAGAAGGTGATCAGTATACTTGAAGATCAGGTGTTCGAGTACGCGGAGGTGGAGGGGATTTTGGAGAAGCGAGGGAGAGGGAAAGACGTGGAGTATCTGGTGAAGTGGAAGGACGGTGGAGATTGCGACTGGGTGAAAGGTGTACACGTGGCGGAAGATGTGGTGAAGGACTACGAAGCTGGGCTTGAGTACGCTGTAGCGGAGAGGGTGATGGGAAAGAGGATGGGGGACGATGGCAAGACTGAGTATCTTGTCAAATGGACTGATATGGCTGATGCCACGTGGGAGCCTGAGGAGAACGTTGACACTAGCCTTGTGCAACTCtttgaacaagaagaagaggctCAACTTGTTAATGGCCCGACCATTGTGTGA